One window of Phycodurus eques isolate BA_2022a chromosome 17, UOR_Pequ_1.1, whole genome shotgun sequence genomic DNA carries:
- the zfpl1 gene encoding zinc finger protein-like 1, with protein sequence MGLCKCPKRKVTNLFCFEHRVNVCEHCLVSNHNKCIVQSYLQWLQDSDYNPNCPLCNNQLIAEDTVRLICYDVFHWSCLNDLASRLPLHTAPAGYQCPSCQGPVFPPPNLASPVADVLKEQLSSVNWARAGLGLPLIDGPVHVCQEATANDDTDYTDWSSFDAQDQSHIYHSHAYNASLSQTPNTVSSPAEDNVGLPHKNGDSNIQDHSVVNFPEATECDTITIHTGSSPRKIYDTRDNSFVTQMDFDDDKYRRRPALGWFAQILKNRTGTKRASLSWKQRVFMLLLVGVLGFFTLIIIMAKLGRASASSDPNLDPLLNPHIRVGKN encoded by the exons ATGGGTCTCTGCAAGTGTCCAAAGAGAAAGGTGACCAATTTATTCTGCTTTGAGCATCGTGTAAATGTGTGCGAGCATTGCCTCGTCTCCAACCACAACAAG TGCATTGTACAATCTTATCTGCAATGGCTTCAGGACAGCGATTATAACCCAAACTGTCCTCTGTGCAACAATCAGCTGATTGCTGAAGACACCGTCAGACTCATCTGCTACG atgtttttcaCTGGTCCTGTCTCAACGACTTGGCTTCCCGGCTGCCCCTGCATACGGCTCCGGCGGGCTACCAGTGCCCCAGCTGTCAGGGTCCGGTGTTCCCCCCACCCAACCTGGCCAGCCCGGTTGCCGATGTGCTTAAAGAGCAGCTGTCGTCTGTTAACTGGGCTCGAGCGGGTTTAGGTTTGCCACTG ATTGATGGGCCGGTCCACGTCTGTCAGGAGGCCACGGCTAATGATGATACAGATTACACTGACTGGTCATCATTTGATG CACAAGACCAAAGTCACATTTACCACAGCCACGCGTACAATGCCAGCCTCAGCCAAACGCCAAACACTGTTTCATCCCCAGCGGAGGACAACGTTGGGCTTCCTCATAAGAATGGAGATTCAAATATACAAGATCACTCGGTCGTCAACTTTCCAGAGGCTACTGAATGCGACACCATTACGATTCACACAG GATCATCCCCCAGAAAGATCTATGACACACGCGACAACAGCTTTGTCACACAGATGGACTTTGATGATGATAAATACAGACGACGACCAGCGTTGGGCTGGTTTGCTCAAATTCTCAA GAACCGCACAGGCACAAAGCGGGCGTCTCTGTCCTGGAAACAGCGGGTCTTCATGCTGCTTTTGGTTGGAGTGCTGGGATTCTTTACTTTGATTATCATCATGGCTAAACTTGGACGTGCCTCCGCTAGTTCAGACCCAAATTTAGATCCGCTTCTAAACCCACACATCCGCGTCGGTAAGAACTGA